In one window of Chryseobacterium sp. JV274 DNA:
- the rsmG gene encoding 16S rRNA (guanine(527)-N(7))-methyltransferase RsmG, translating into MSASLLLKYFPDLTERQREQFSQLENLYNEWNEKINVISRKDMESLYEKHILHSLGIAKVMEFAPGTKVLDIGTGGGFPGIPLAILFPETEFTLIDSIGKKISVVQAVSEGVGLTNVTAIHGRAEKLKEKFHFVVSRAVTQMPEFLRWLKGKFEKEQFNTKHNGILYLKGGDLAEELAGLKCEIFNLKHYFDEEFFDTKKVVYVSKGNFNS; encoded by the coding sequence ATGTCTGCATCGTTACTATTAAAATATTTCCCGGATCTTACTGAAAGACAGAGAGAACAGTTTTCGCAATTGGAAAATCTGTACAATGAATGGAATGAAAAAATCAATGTAATTTCCAGAAAAGATATGGAGTCGCTGTATGAAAAGCATATTCTCCACTCTTTGGGAATTGCAAAAGTGATGGAATTTGCTCCTGGAACAAAAGTTTTGGATATCGGAACCGGAGGTGGTTTTCCGGGAATTCCTTTGGCGATCCTGTTTCCTGAGACAGAATTTACGCTTATTGATTCTATCGGTAAGAAAATCAGTGTAGTACAGGCGGTATCAGAAGGTGTAGGATTGACGAATGTAACAGCGATCCACGGAAGAGCAGAAAAACTGAAAGAAAAATTCCACTTTGTAGTCAGCAGAGCGGTAACCCAGATGCCGGAATTTTTAAGATGGCTGAAAGGAAAGTTTGAAAAAGAACAGTTTAACACTAAACATAACGGAATTTTATATTTGAAAGGCGGGGATCTCGCAGAAGAACTTGCTGGCCTTAAATGTGAAATTTTCAACCTTAAACACTATTTTGATGAAGAATTTTTTGATACTAAAAAAGTAGTTTATGTATCAAAAGGTAATTTTAATTCCTGA
- a CDS encoding DUF922 domain-containing protein: MRLTFVLCLLAAELVFGQKITWEEGRKLTWDNFKSPVNKKNNPDIAAYTHCGWEFSSIKSSNPKAPVTITIKTIFNEEKSWKDVKKMDDYILLHEQKHFDIAELFVRKFRKAVAEKIRTSGDYNKYFKAIYDGISVDYQNFQMAYDRETRHGINKEKQAEYNNMISEQLDNLKSYQAP; the protein is encoded by the coding sequence ATGAGATTGACTTTTGTATTGTGCTTATTGGCCGCTGAGTTGGTATTCGGGCAAAAGATTACCTGGGAGGAAGGCAGAAAGCTGACCTGGGATAATTTTAAAAGTCCGGTGAATAAGAAAAATAATCCTGATATAGCAGCGTATACCCATTGCGGCTGGGAGTTTTCCTCTATAAAATCTTCCAATCCAAAAGCACCGGTTACCATTACCATCAAAACCATATTTAACGAAGAGAAATCCTGGAAGGATGTTAAAAAAATGGATGATTATATCCTGCTTCATGAACAAAAACATTTTGATATTGCAGAATTATTTGTGAGAAAATTCAGAAAGGCAGTCGCTGAAAAAATCAGGACTTCCGGTGATTATAACAAGTATTTCAAAGCAATTTATGACGGGATATCCGTTGATTATCAAAACTTTCAGATGGCCTATGACAGAGAAACCCGTCACGGGATCAATAAAGAAAAACAGGCAGAATATAATAATATGATTTCTGAACAACTCGACAACTTAAAAAGCTATCAAGCCCCTTGA
- a CDS encoding PD-(D/E)XK nuclease family protein: MKFLNKIIHELLAQNPDLSAFNIILPGKRPIVFIRQILEENSYSGLLPNFFTVEELINKISDQQPIQGIPLWLFSFDVYRSLNLIPRDDFSDFLKWFPTLQKDWDDILKFSDSDQAVLQYMFDEERIKEWAQDLGEDDDVPRKKFLNFWQNMNVFLPVLKERLQEKNWATSGMIHEAAKAKIADFAENTKEEFVFCGFNAFTPVEEKLVRSLLKWNKAQCFFQADHYYFDDERQEAGKFLRNHKTWKEFDENRTFQWIEDDFNQPKKIKVYEVSGNVTQTKVLPEIFKEINNKTYSNTAVVLLDENLLPASLDVMHGVDNLNITMGFPLKNLSFSNAVKRLFYLQKQLEKNKSSYYYRDVFPILEELPKSDEDELIINDFKSKVEERNIVYISNKLLHELLSGLSYFNLLQKAEGTNIYLDMLITFCQQVKWLEIDDIQYENVSHFENAFRIIKNQLTPYNIEIKMETLEILINQHINSESIDFQGEPLRGLQIMGLLETRLLNFENVILLSVNEGKLPLGNSQNTYIPFDIRRFFDLHTFLENDSIYAYHFYRLIQDAKNVHLLYNALSSGVNTGEKSRFITQIEMESSHEIEHLIIENSSEPITTKPIEISKTQIVQDRLQKWKEKVSASHLTSYLYNPIDFYLSKILNTSETDEIEEELSVKNYGNLVHYSLQEVYEVLKGKVLKESDLRDSVKAIDYYINIAIEKLKHQPEFYEKGMNYIHKAIAKKVIENVLTHDLELIKQGNKLEIIDIERRFENIDFPLDGNDKISFFGFIDRIDKLNGTLRIIDYKTAKIKNLSVKIDGDNVAEYFHNSERKQALQLCIYHYVVQHLPEFWGYPIETGIWSFADAKKGMVSLQFDKGNIDDAMKSVKSLILEILNPDVNFVETIKAY; encoded by the coding sequence TTGAAATTCCTCAATAAGATCATTCACGAACTGCTAGCGCAAAACCCGGACCTTTCTGCGTTTAATATCATTCTGCCCGGAAAACGTCCTATTGTGTTTATCAGACAGATTCTGGAGGAAAATAGCTATTCAGGGCTTCTTCCCAATTTTTTTACCGTAGAAGAACTTATCAATAAAATTTCAGATCAACAGCCGATTCAGGGAATTCCATTGTGGCTTTTCTCATTCGATGTGTACAGAAGTCTGAATCTTATTCCCAGGGATGATTTTTCGGACTTTTTGAAGTGGTTTCCTACCCTGCAGAAGGACTGGGATGATATTCTCAAATTTTCAGACAGTGATCAGGCAGTTCTTCAGTATATGTTTGATGAGGAAAGAATCAAAGAATGGGCTCAGGATCTTGGTGAGGATGATGATGTACCAAGAAAGAAGTTCCTTAATTTCTGGCAGAATATGAATGTTTTTCTCCCCGTTTTGAAGGAGAGACTACAGGAAAAAAACTGGGCGACCTCCGGAATGATTCATGAGGCTGCTAAAGCTAAGATTGCTGATTTTGCTGAAAATACCAAAGAAGAATTTGTCTTTTGTGGATTCAATGCTTTTACTCCGGTGGAGGAAAAGCTGGTAAGAAGCCTTTTGAAATGGAATAAAGCTCAATGTTTCTTTCAGGCAGACCATTATTATTTCGACGATGAAAGACAGGAAGCCGGAAAGTTTCTGAGAAACCATAAAACCTGGAAAGAATTTGATGAAAACAGAACTTTTCAATGGATAGAAGACGACTTTAACCAACCTAAAAAAATTAAGGTATACGAAGTATCCGGGAATGTGACCCAGACCAAAGTACTGCCGGAAATTTTTAAGGAAATCAATAATAAAACCTATTCCAATACAGCAGTGGTATTGCTGGATGAAAACCTTCTTCCTGCAAGCCTGGATGTGATGCATGGTGTTGATAATTTGAATATTACGATGGGTTTTCCATTGAAGAACCTATCTTTCTCCAACGCTGTGAAACGTCTTTTTTATCTGCAGAAACAACTGGAAAAAAATAAATCCTCCTATTATTACCGAGATGTTTTCCCGATTCTGGAAGAACTTCCTAAATCTGATGAGGACGAGCTTATTATCAATGATTTTAAATCCAAAGTAGAGGAGAGAAATATTGTTTATATTTCTAATAAACTTTTACATGAACTGCTGAGTGGGTTATCGTACTTTAACCTTCTTCAAAAAGCTGAGGGGACAAATATTTATCTAGATATGCTCATTACGTTTTGCCAGCAGGTAAAATGGCTGGAAATAGACGATATTCAGTATGAGAATGTTTCTCACTTTGAAAACGCATTCAGGATCATCAAAAACCAGCTGACTCCCTACAATATTGAGATCAAAATGGAAACGCTGGAAATTCTTATCAACCAGCATATTAATTCTGAAAGTATCGATTTTCAGGGTGAACCGTTGAGAGGACTGCAGATCATGGGATTGCTGGAAACGCGTCTCCTGAATTTTGAAAACGTTATTCTGCTTTCTGTGAATGAAGGAAAACTTCCCCTTGGAAACTCTCAGAATACCTATATTCCTTTTGATATCCGAAGGTTCTTTGATCTTCATACTTTCCTGGAAAATGACAGCATTTATGCTTATCACTTTTACAGACTGATTCAGGATGCTAAGAATGTTCATTTGCTCTATAATGCATTAAGTTCCGGAGTGAATACAGGAGAGAAGAGTCGTTTTATTACACAGATTGAAATGGAGAGTTCACATGAGATTGAACACCTGATTATTGAGAATTCTTCCGAGCCTATTACCACCAAACCTATAGAAATTTCTAAGACGCAGATTGTACAGGACCGTCTTCAGAAATGGAAGGAAAAAGTATCTGCATCCCACCTTACAAGTTACCTCTATAATCCGATTGATTTCTATCTATCCAAGATTTTGAATACCTCGGAAACAGATGAAATTGAAGAAGAACTTTCTGTGAAAAATTACGGAAATCTGGTCCATTATTCACTTCAAGAAGTGTATGAGGTGTTGAAGGGTAAAGTTTTAAAAGAAAGTGATTTAAGAGATTCAGTTAAAGCGATAGATTACTATATAAATATTGCTATTGAAAAGCTGAAGCACCAGCCGGAATTCTATGAGAAGGGGATGAATTATATTCATAAAGCAATTGCTAAAAAAGTAATTGAAAACGTACTTACTCATGATCTTGAATTGATAAAACAGGGAAACAAACTGGAGATTATTGACATCGAAAGAAGGTTTGAAAACATTGATTTTCCTCTTGATGGAAATGATAAAATTTCTTTCTTCGGATTCATTGACCGGATTGATAAACTGAACGGAACTCTAAGAATTATCGATTATAAAACAGCCAAGATCAAAAATCTCAGCGTGAAAATTGACGGAGATAATGTAGCTGAATATTTCCATAACAGTGAAAGAAAACAGGCACTTCAGCTTTGTATTTATCATTATGTGGTGCAGCATCTTCCTGAGTTTTGGGGATACCCTATCGAAACAGGAATATGGAGCTTTGCAGATGCTAAAAAAGGAATGGTTTCCCTGCAGTTTGACAAAGGAAATATTGATGATGCAATGAAGTCAGTCAAAAGCCTGATCCTTGAAATCCTAAATCCGGATGTTAATTTTGTGGAAACAATAAAAGCATATTAA
- a CDS encoding patatin-like phospholipase family protein has protein sequence MKKILIFFAIAFSLIIKSQQKNDSLNIALQNVTKDTKFGLALSGGGAKGFAHIGILKMIDSLGIKVDYITGTSMGGILGGLYAMGYNADQLKHTIYKMDWNRILSNKIPYSKVNISEKDEYDKYILEFPVVKGFPTLPSSYIEGQYMGEVLNTLTFNAKHINDFSKLKIPVQLTSSDIENGGLIMQKQGSLPLAIRATLAIPAAFAPVYIDGKLLVDGGLDRNYPANEVREMGADFVIGGYTGFRLFTKKEIENPMKMIYQTHAIRSVEDFKHQKELSNVLVDFVDPLGEITTKDFAKFRRIIKIGEVEARKHLPEFVALAEAQRKAGIQYEHQMIEEVKLPTTKFTFNEEDGTPINDAAEIEVLKKQMGLTEGKYYDAKTVNEAIDRVFGMRQYVKVYYTYTNENDGLVMNVFVKRAKKGAFKLALHYDTEQSVGIIVNYTYRNILLNRSRFLATVDISERFKAKLAYQQFLDSGERLWLDLEAKMVNLKSNDLNFRLYDVSEDGSDRFPNHMYRNITGKIALNYNINPNAYLSLGTEFSTERMYSLLDKVDQAKVDNYSKKLYNHSNFNTFLKFEQNNLNKRYFTTKGNHLQVSTRFYYGDQYKLYDLNTVQPLLYLILNPKESYYYEPKNLVSFTLNENFFYPITRRLTVKANVFLGASFGSGKDDQVPYLFLNQKYNLGGSEYNYDLLSPEFNGLRQKELPMTSVAKTAISLQYRIMKKLYLTPSFSYGKVSEELSPFNDSFDMFGYGVNLGYESLIGPISLNVSRNSQLDFSRIYFSVGFKF, from the coding sequence ATGAAAAAGATCCTGATATTTTTTGCCATAGCTTTCTCTCTTATTATCAAGTCTCAGCAAAAGAATGATTCCCTGAATATTGCTCTTCAGAATGTGACCAAAGACACTAAATTTGGCCTTGCGCTCAGTGGCGGTGGTGCAAAAGGTTTTGCACACATTGGAATTCTGAAGATGATTGACTCATTGGGAATCAAAGTAGATTATATTACAGGAACCAGTATGGGAGGGATTTTAGGAGGTTTGTATGCAATGGGGTATAATGCGGATCAGCTGAAGCATACGATCTATAAAATGGACTGGAACAGGATTCTGAGCAATAAAATTCCTTACAGCAAAGTCAATATCAGTGAAAAAGACGAGTATGACAAATATATCCTCGAGTTTCCTGTAGTCAAAGGATTTCCGACTCTTCCTAGCTCATATATTGAAGGGCAGTATATGGGAGAAGTTCTTAATACACTTACTTTCAATGCAAAACATATCAATGATTTCAGCAAACTGAAGATTCCTGTTCAGCTTACTTCTTCCGATATTGAAAATGGTGGTCTGATCATGCAGAAACAAGGTTCTTTACCGCTTGCTATTCGTGCTACATTGGCAATTCCTGCAGCTTTTGCACCTGTTTATATTGACGGAAAACTTTTGGTTGACGGTGGATTGGATCGTAATTATCCAGCCAATGAGGTTCGGGAGATGGGTGCGGATTTTGTGATCGGAGGCTATACAGGCTTCAGGCTTTTTACCAAGAAAGAAATTGAAAATCCGATGAAGATGATTTATCAGACCCATGCCATCCGTTCGGTAGAGGATTTTAAACATCAAAAGGAGCTGTCTAATGTATTGGTAGACTTTGTGGATCCATTGGGTGAGATTACAACGAAAGATTTTGCTAAATTCAGGAGGATCATCAAAATTGGAGAGGTGGAAGCGAGAAAGCATCTTCCTGAGTTTGTAGCCCTGGCAGAAGCTCAGCGAAAGGCAGGAATTCAATATGAACATCAGATGATTGAAGAGGTGAAACTGCCTACTACAAAATTTACTTTTAACGAAGAAGACGGAACTCCTATTAATGATGCGGCAGAAATTGAGGTGCTTAAGAAGCAAATGGGGCTGACAGAAGGAAAGTATTACGATGCAAAAACTGTAAATGAAGCAATAGACAGAGTATTTGGAATGCGTCAGTATGTAAAGGTGTATTATACCTACACGAATGAAAATGATGGTCTTGTAATGAATGTTTTTGTGAAAAGAGCAAAAAAAGGAGCTTTTAAACTGGCTCTGCACTATGATACGGAACAATCAGTAGGAATTATTGTTAATTATACTTACAGGAATATTCTTCTGAACAGATCTCGATTTTTAGCAACCGTAGATATTTCTGAACGTTTTAAGGCTAAACTGGCTTATCAGCAGTTCCTTGACAGCGGAGAGCGTTTGTGGCTGGATCTGGAGGCTAAGATGGTTAATCTTAAAAGTAATGACCTGAACTTCAGATTGTATGATGTAAGCGAAGACGGGAGCGACCGTTTTCCTAACCATATGTACCGGAATATAACCGGAAAGATTGCGCTGAACTATAACATCAATCCAAATGCTTACCTGTCACTGGGAACAGAGTTCAGCACAGAAAGAATGTACAGCTTACTGGATAAAGTGGATCAGGCAAAAGTGGATAATTATAGTAAGAAATTATATAACCACAGCAATTTCAACACTTTCCTGAAATTTGAACAGAATAATCTCAATAAAAGATATTTTACTACAAAAGGGAATCATCTTCAGGTGAGTACAAGATTTTATTATGGAGATCAGTATAAGCTTTATGATCTGAACACAGTACAGCCACTTCTTTATCTGATACTTAACCCAAAAGAATCTTATTATTACGAGCCTAAAAACCTCGTGTCATTCACTTTAAATGAGAATTTTTTCTATCCAATCACAAGAAGACTGACTGTGAAAGCAAATGTATTTTTGGGAGCAAGTTTTGGATCAGGGAAGGATGATCAGGTTCCCTACCTTTTCCTGAATCAGAAATATAATCTTGGAGGAAGTGAATATAATTATGATCTCTTAAGTCCTGAATTCAATGGTCTTCGTCAGAAAGAACTTCCTATGACCTCGGTTGCTAAAACAGCAATATCACTTCAGTACAGGATCATGAAAAAGCTTTATCTTACCCCATCGTTCAGCTATGGTAAGGTGAGTGAAGAGCTGTCTCCTTTTAATGATAGTTTCGATATGTTTGGATATGGAGTGAATCTTGGGTATGAATCTCTCATAGGTCCTATCAGTTTAAATGTCTCCAGAAACAGCCAGCTTGATTTTTCAAGAATATATTTCAGCGTTGGTTTTAAGTTTTAA
- a CDS encoding T9SS type A sorting domain-containing protein — MRKITTFLLGLTASFYFAQQAGDVVSAEQKLDLTPQEVINFIANNLGDQDAPEFAGYLNSFNVGLKGYKITYYTKNENNVLVKATGLLMYPSVPFKLSTVVSDHGTTDSRNNVPSNFKGALTAGFVVELSYVLNGYILMAPDYVGMGTGDGVHPYVDYATEAGATIDFITAANKVLGQLGVKRYDEYFLAGYSQGAHAAMSTLKRLSISNPNNIKFKYAYMGDGPYDFSGVTLNKGVLEKDIYPFTSFLANVLNTCNSTGYKTYNNDISEVISAEYLDKYNYHVVQDNGGLLWGPVIWRKLFTTSFVNDVTNNPNNKLRQCMKPKDVYDWYNKTPMTLGHSTVDLAIPPENTSKTIDVQRGYYAWWDLNKYKLDSFYWGPLGHVGGILPFTLASNAKFNTLRSGGLLNEWAIAGSIFGKQSAEKTNEKPTPFSSQIQPDLGNMQLVEITDFNKEKIHSRTANDRSLSTLKDGVYLLKVSENNENKIIPYIKNTPKEVTENEIVQSANSSVLQLKVDLDELTAVNVFDENKTMIKSISQKQYREAGGINVQDLENKNYTFEVVTPYYNLQFNKAIGGTQSSENSTDIFTQKQQIVAKSANDIKNISIYSISGALIIQQEVNKPLFESRNLESGVYLVQITLSNGKVINKKVKL; from the coding sequence ATGAGAAAAATTACAACTTTTTTACTGGGCCTTACTGCCTCATTCTACTTTGCACAGCAGGCTGGAGACGTCGTAAGTGCGGAACAGAAACTGGATTTAACCCCACAGGAAGTCATCAATTTCATCGCCAATAATCTCGGTGATCAGGATGCTCCGGAATTTGCCGGCTACCTGAACAGTTTTAATGTAGGACTAAAGGGGTACAAGATCACTTATTACACCAAAAACGAAAATAATGTTCTTGTGAAAGCTACGGGGCTTCTTATGTATCCTAGTGTACCTTTCAAACTTTCAACAGTGGTATCAGATCATGGAACAACAGACAGTAGAAATAATGTTCCGTCTAATTTTAAGGGAGCATTGACAGCAGGATTTGTTGTTGAATTGTCTTATGTACTCAATGGCTATATTTTAATGGCTCCTGATTATGTAGGGATGGGAACCGGAGACGGAGTTCACCCTTATGTAGATTATGCCACTGAAGCAGGTGCCACCATTGATTTCATCACTGCTGCCAATAAAGTACTGGGTCAATTAGGTGTTAAACGGTATGATGAATACTTTTTAGCCGGATATTCACAGGGTGCTCATGCTGCGATGTCTACTTTAAAAAGATTAAGCATTTCGAATCCCAATAATATCAAATTCAAATATGCATATATGGGCGACGGACCGTATGATTTCTCCGGAGTTACTTTAAATAAAGGAGTTCTGGAAAAAGATATTTATCCGTTTACCTCATTCCTGGCCAATGTTCTCAATACCTGCAACAGTACAGGATATAAAACATATAATAACGACATTTCAGAAGTTATTTCTGCAGAATATCTTGATAAATACAATTACCACGTTGTTCAGGATAACGGCGGGCTTTTATGGGGTCCGGTGATATGGAGAAAACTCTTTACGACAAGCTTCGTGAATGATGTTACCAATAACCCCAATAACAAGCTAAGACAGTGCATGAAACCGAAGGATGTATACGACTGGTACAACAAAACACCTATGACATTAGGTCATTCTACTGTTGATTTAGCGATTCCGCCTGAAAATACTTCTAAAACCATTGATGTTCAGCGTGGATATTATGCATGGTGGGATCTGAATAAATACAAACTGGATTCTTTTTATTGGGGACCACTAGGACATGTTGGAGGAATTCTTCCATTCACTCTAGCTTCCAATGCCAAATTCAATACATTGAGAAGCGGCGGACTTCTTAATGAATGGGCGATTGCAGGGTCTATTTTCGGGAAGCAGTCAGCAGAGAAAACGAATGAAAAGCCTACTCCTTTTTCTTCACAAATACAACCGGATTTGGGCAACATGCAGCTGGTTGAAATCACAGATTTTAATAAAGAAAAAATTCACAGCAGGACAGCTAATGACCGTAGTCTATCAACTTTAAAAGACGGAGTTTATCTGTTGAAAGTATCGGAAAACAACGAGAATAAAATAATTCCGTACATCAAAAACACTCCTAAAGAAGTTACTGAAAATGAAATCGTACAGTCTGCGAACTCATCAGTTTTGCAATTAAAAGTTGATCTGGATGAACTTACTGCTGTAAACGTTTTTGATGAAAATAAAACAATGATCAAAAGTATTTCTCAAAAACAATATCGCGAAGCCGGAGGAATCAATGTGCAGGATCTCGAAAATAAAAACTATACTTTTGAAGTGGTAACTCCGTATTACAATCTTCAGTTCAATAAAGCAATTGGAGGTACCCAATCTTCTGAGAACAGTACTGATATTTTCACTCAAAAACAGCAAATTGTTGCAAAATCCGCCAATGATATTAAAAACATCAGTATTTATAGTATTTCCGGAGCTCTGATCATTCAGCAGGAAGTCAATAAGCCATTATTTGAATCCAGAAATTTAGAATCCGGTGTGTATCTGGTACAAATCACCCTTTCTAATGGAAAAGTTATTAATAAAAAAGTAAAACTGTAG